A single genomic interval of Arthrobacter sp. NicSoilB8 harbors:
- a CDS encoding thiamine pyrophosphate-dependent enzyme, whose product MTQVTAEQDELPGDPLPSLKSAGHVIVDTLAAHGIKRAHVVPGESFLDVLDGLHDSPIETIVCRHEGGATYMAEADGKMNQLPGIAMVTRGPGAANAHVGLHTAWQDSTPMVLFVGLIPFAHRDREAFQEFDIKAWFDTGAKRVMVLDHAARASEIVAEALFAAMSGRPGPVVVGLPEDVIRQQIPAELHPPIPVATGGMTTVDAAALADALAASSKPLFVTGGNDWTQEGADQLTRWLEKHHIPAAAEWRTEGTIPFDSPSYVGPIGYGRPRPTYDLLEETDLLVFVGTVPGDVITDGFLCRQDWSKKNFLVTIDPSLRGRSGPVSYQIVAKPDVFVRDLAKIELPVKDEWKSWTAKMRAEQVAFAALPSATPSDGPARMDTLMANLVPTLPHDAMITLGAGEHTNWAHRYFPTQRYASMISARNGSMGYSVPSAIAASLEYPGRRVVTIAGDGEFLMNGQELATAAQYGATPLVIVMDNQEYGTIRTHQERHYPERVSGTQLKNPEFALMAQAFGGVGIKVERDADILAAITAALRAIDEDRVFALIHLVVEQRVKAY is encoded by the coding sequence ATGACTCAAGTAACAGCCGAGCAAGACGAGTTGCCAGGGGACCCGCTGCCATCCCTCAAGTCCGCTGGCCACGTCATCGTTGATACGCTGGCCGCCCATGGCATCAAGCGGGCCCATGTGGTGCCGGGCGAGAGCTTCCTTGACGTTCTTGACGGACTCCACGACTCGCCCATCGAAACCATCGTGTGCCGCCACGAGGGTGGAGCGACGTACATGGCAGAGGCTGACGGGAAGATGAACCAGCTGCCCGGCATTGCGATGGTTACCCGTGGTCCCGGCGCTGCCAATGCCCACGTTGGACTGCACACCGCGTGGCAGGACTCCACCCCCATGGTTCTGTTCGTGGGGCTGATCCCCTTCGCCCATAGGGACCGCGAGGCCTTCCAGGAATTCGATATCAAAGCCTGGTTCGATACCGGCGCGAAGCGCGTGATGGTCCTGGACCACGCCGCACGCGCTTCCGAAATCGTCGCGGAAGCCCTGTTCGCGGCGATGAGCGGACGGCCCGGCCCTGTCGTCGTCGGCCTGCCCGAAGACGTTATCCGCCAGCAGATCCCCGCCGAACTCCATCCACCCATCCCGGTCGCCACCGGTGGAATGACCACCGTGGACGCGGCCGCGCTGGCCGATGCCCTGGCCGCATCAAGCAAGCCATTGTTCGTCACCGGCGGCAATGACTGGACGCAAGAAGGGGCGGATCAGCTCACACGCTGGCTGGAGAAGCACCACATTCCTGCAGCGGCCGAGTGGCGCACCGAGGGCACCATCCCGTTTGATTCCCCCTCTTACGTTGGCCCCATAGGCTATGGCCGTCCGCGGCCCACCTATGACCTGCTCGAAGAAACTGACCTGCTGGTTTTTGTGGGCACAGTCCCTGGTGACGTGATTACCGATGGATTTCTTTGCCGCCAGGACTGGTCAAAAAAGAACTTCCTGGTCACTATCGACCCATCGCTTCGTGGCCGCTCGGGACCCGTCTCGTACCAAATTGTCGCCAAGCCAGATGTATTCGTCCGCGACCTCGCGAAGATCGAGCTTCCCGTCAAAGATGAGTGGAAGAGTTGGACGGCAAAGATGCGTGCGGAGCAGGTTGCCTTCGCCGCCCTTCCCTCAGCGACGCCGTCCGATGGTCCAGCTCGCATGGACACCCTGATGGCCAACCTCGTCCCCACCCTCCCGCATGACGCCATGATCACACTGGGCGCAGGCGAGCACACGAACTGGGCCCACCGCTACTTTCCCACCCAGCGCTACGCCTCGATGATCAGTGCCCGCAACGGCTCCATGGGCTACTCGGTACCGTCCGCTATCGCCGCTTCATTGGAATACCCCGGCAGGCGCGTGGTGACGATCGCCGGAGACGGGGAATTCCTCATGAACGGCCAGGAACTGGCCACCGCGGCCCAATACGGCGCCACCCCTCTGGTCATCGTGATGGACAACCAGGAGTACGGGACCATCCGCACACATCAAGAACGGCATTACCCCGAACGTGTTTCGGGCACCCAATTGAAAAACCCGGAGTTCGCGCTCATGGCACAGGCCTTTGGGGGTGTCGGCATCAAGGTGGAACGCGATGCTGACATTCTTGCCGCTATCACAGCGGCGCTGAGAGCCATCGACGAGGACCGCGTCTTCGCGCTCATCCATTTGGTGGTTGAGCAGCGGGTCAAAGCCTACTAA
- a CDS encoding dihydrolipoamide acetyltransferase family protein: MATIITMPAVVADATEAALQDWLVKIGDTIAAGQPIAEIETEKATVELQAEFPGTIGRLLIQPGTSVGVGEPIAVLVEAGEDDASIDKQIASAGGAAHSLAEHPVPEDTEAPTTRRDTRPAAPDASQEPSRNAQGRDSRIFGSPLARKLAKEMGIDLSALAGSGPNGRILRGDVEAAGRQQAAGPQPVPKAEELLPAASTALSQTAGMQNFQDVPLSGMRKAIARRLTESKTTVPHFYVSIDVEMDALLALRKQINQDSLPAGQKATVNDLVLKALGGALVDVPAANASWQGGAIRRYSTVDVSVAIATTDGLLTPVVRGLENLSLSSLGRTMGDYKERAGAGRIRQQELDGGSFSLTNLGMYGTREFSAILNPPQAGILAVGAAEQRPVVRSGQLAVATVMSCTLSADHRVIDGAVAAQLLGAFKTRIENPLSILL, translated from the coding sequence ATGGCAACCATCATCACCATGCCGGCCGTCGTCGCAGACGCCACCGAGGCAGCCCTCCAGGACTGGCTCGTGAAAATAGGCGACACCATCGCCGCCGGACAGCCCATCGCCGAAATTGAGACTGAAAAGGCCACTGTTGAACTACAGGCTGAGTTTCCGGGCACCATCGGAAGGCTGTTAATACAGCCGGGAACTTCCGTGGGTGTCGGTGAGCCCATTGCTGTGCTCGTGGAAGCGGGGGAAGACGACGCGTCCATAGACAAACAGATCGCCTCCGCCGGCGGCGCCGCGCACAGCCTTGCAGAGCATCCCGTGCCGGAGGACACTGAAGCACCGACAACCCGGCGGGATACGCGGCCTGCGGCTCCGGACGCCAGCCAGGAACCGTCCCGTAATGCTCAAGGACGGGACTCGCGCATATTCGGGTCACCCCTGGCCCGAAAGCTCGCAAAGGAAATGGGCATCGACCTTTCAGCCTTGGCGGGCTCCGGACCCAACGGCAGGATCCTGCGCGGAGATGTTGAAGCTGCCGGAAGGCAACAAGCAGCAGGCCCGCAGCCCGTCCCCAAGGCGGAAGAACTCCTCCCCGCTGCCTCAACGGCTTTGTCGCAGACGGCGGGCATGCAAAACTTCCAGGACGTACCGCTCTCAGGCATGCGCAAGGCCATCGCACGGCGGCTGACCGAGTCGAAGACGACCGTTCCCCATTTCTATGTCTCAATCGACGTCGAAATGGACGCCCTCCTGGCTTTACGCAAGCAAATTAACCAGGACTCCCTCCCTGCGGGCCAGAAGGCAACCGTCAATGATCTTGTCCTGAAAGCCCTGGGAGGTGCCCTTGTAGACGTGCCCGCCGCAAACGCGTCATGGCAAGGAGGCGCCATCCGCCGCTATTCCACCGTCGATGTCTCAGTGGCCATCGCGACGACAGACGGCCTGCTGACACCGGTGGTCCGCGGCTTGGAAAACCTCTCCCTCAGCTCCCTGGGCAGAACCATGGGTGACTACAAAGAACGTGCCGGCGCCGGCCGGATCCGGCAGCAAGAACTCGACGGCGGGTCCTTCAGCCTCACGAACCTGGGAATGTACGGAACACGGGAGTTCTCGGCCATCCTCAACCCACCCCAGGCAGGGATCCTGGCCGTCGGGGCTGCAGAGCAGCGCCCGGTGGTGCGCTCCGGCCAGTTGGCAGTTGCCACGGTCATGAGCTGTACTCTCTCCGCGGACCACCGTGTTATCGACGGCGCGGTGGCAGCCCAATTGCTGGGCGCGTTCAAGACCCGCATAGAGAACCCGCTCAGCATTCTCCTTTAA
- a CDS encoding thiamine pyrophosphate-dependent enzyme, whose amino-acid sequence MTYSTECTELRTTREDWDAAAPELLESMLVQMHTIRIFEEVVLQLAAEGLVHGPAHSSIGQEGAAVGSVLALRGADGVNGTHRGHHQFLAKGLAYLCPNGMSIVDGIKDDRVTEFIRRTMSEILGLKAGFSGGRGGSMHLQWLEAGALGTNAIVGGGVPLAAGNAWAQRHDAEVHADGGQADGMGVTVTYFGDGASNIGSTLETLNLAAAWRLPLCFYIENNLYAVSTHVADVTGEPRLAARGPGFGIRSWRVDGMDPLAVYLAQEAAVAHMRAGKGATLIEAETYRYFHQNGPFPGSAFGYRSKEEEKQWRDRDPLARLATEMTRRGLLTDEQLGDLTSQITEHITRIVDGITEKDPESTKAARRIRPVLWPDPAAVDTDIRSEPALTRSTSGEQTGAGTEERRFVDAIADVLGRRMDVDPGVLVMGEDVHRLKGGTNGATRGLKDAYPDRVLGTPISENAFAGLAGGLSMTGRYKPVVEFMYSDFLWVAADQIFNQIGKARHMFGGQSAMPVVLRSKVAMGAGYGSQHSMDPAGIFANNPGWRIVAPSTPHDYIGLMNTALELQDPVLVLEHVDLYGTKGDIPAGNLDYQLPVGKAAVRRAGEGVTVLSYLNMVGVSLQAAGQRLDLDPEIIDLRWLDRASLDWDTIGASIQKTNNVLIVEQGARGTSYGGWLSDEIQRRFFDYLDQPIQRVTGKEAAPSISKVLEAAANADIDDVLAGFDEIARNLGRS is encoded by the coding sequence TTGACCTACTCGACAGAGTGCACAGAGCTGCGGACAACCCGAGAAGACTGGGACGCAGCAGCTCCGGAATTGCTCGAATCCATGCTGGTGCAGATGCACACCATCCGGATTTTTGAGGAAGTTGTCCTGCAGCTGGCAGCAGAAGGCCTGGTGCACGGGCCCGCCCACTCCAGCATTGGCCAGGAGGGAGCGGCCGTGGGATCCGTCCTGGCGCTGCGCGGTGCTGACGGCGTCAACGGCACCCACCGGGGCCACCATCAATTCCTGGCCAAAGGTCTTGCGTATCTATGCCCGAACGGCATGTCGATAGTGGACGGGATAAAGGACGACCGGGTAACGGAGTTCATCCGGCGAACCATGTCCGAAATTTTGGGCCTCAAGGCGGGATTCAGTGGTGGCCGGGGCGGCTCAATGCACTTGCAGTGGCTCGAGGCAGGAGCTCTAGGCACGAACGCCATCGTCGGCGGCGGCGTGCCCCTTGCCGCGGGCAATGCCTGGGCCCAGCGCCACGACGCAGAGGTGCATGCCGACGGCGGTCAGGCAGACGGGATGGGGGTCACCGTGACCTATTTCGGTGACGGTGCCTCGAACATCGGGTCGACGCTTGAGACCCTGAATCTGGCGGCGGCATGGCGCCTGCCGCTGTGCTTCTACATCGAGAACAATCTCTACGCCGTCTCCACCCACGTTGCCGATGTAACCGGTGAACCCCGGCTCGCGGCTCGTGGCCCTGGTTTTGGCATCCGGTCCTGGCGTGTGGACGGCATGGATCCCCTCGCGGTCTACTTGGCCCAGGAAGCAGCCGTGGCACACATGCGTGCCGGCAAGGGTGCCACCCTGATCGAGGCGGAAACCTACCGCTATTTCCATCAGAACGGCCCCTTCCCCGGCAGCGCCTTCGGCTACCGAAGCAAGGAAGAGGAGAAGCAATGGCGCGACCGCGACCCGTTGGCCAGGCTGGCCACAGAGATGACCCGGCGCGGACTCCTCACCGACGAACAACTGGGTGACCTCACCTCGCAGATCACGGAGCACATTACCCGGATTGTTGACGGAATCACGGAGAAGGATCCGGAAAGCACCAAAGCCGCCCGCCGGATTCGCCCCGTGCTCTGGCCGGATCCCGCCGCCGTGGATACCGACATCAGGAGCGAACCGGCCCTGACCCGATCAACCTCCGGGGAACAGACGGGCGCCGGCACCGAGGAGCGACGCTTCGTGGATGCAATTGCAGATGTACTGGGGCGCCGGATGGACGTGGACCCCGGTGTGCTGGTCATGGGAGAGGACGTTCACCGGCTCAAGGGCGGCACTAACGGGGCCACCCGCGGGCTTAAGGACGCTTATCCCGACCGGGTCCTGGGTACGCCAATCAGCGAGAACGCCTTCGCGGGCCTGGCAGGCGGCCTGTCCATGACGGGGCGCTACAAACCGGTCGTTGAATTCATGTACTCGGACTTCCTCTGGGTCGCCGCTGACCAGATTTTCAACCAGATCGGCAAGGCCCGGCACATGTTCGGCGGCCAGTCCGCGATGCCTGTGGTTCTGCGCTCCAAGGTTGCAATGGGCGCCGGCTATGGCTCCCAGCATTCCATGGATCCGGCGGGTATCTTTGCCAACAACCCGGGCTGGCGCATCGTAGCGCCGTCAACACCGCACGACTATATCGGGCTGATGAATACTGCTTTGGAACTCCAGGACCCCGTACTGGTGCTTGAGCACGTCGATCTCTACGGGACCAAGGGAGACATCCCCGCGGGGAATCTCGACTACCAGTTGCCCGTTGGCAAGGCTGCCGTGCGCCGGGCCGGCGAAGGCGTCACCGTACTGAGCTACCTGAACATGGTGGGTGTTTCGCTTCAGGCTGCCGGGCAGCGCCTCGATCTCGATCCCGAAATCATCGATCTGCGGTGGCTTGACCGGGCCTCGCTGGACTGGGACACGATCGGCGCCTCAATCCAGAAGACCAACAACGTCCTGATCGTCGAGCAGGGTGCCCGCGGCACCTCGTATGGTGGCTGGCTGTCCGACGAGATCCAGCGCAGATTCTTCGACTACCTCGACCAGCCCATTCAAAGGGTCACGGGCAAGGAAGCCGCGCCGAGCATCTCGAAAGTCCTTGAGGCTGCCGCCAACGCCGATATCGACGACGTCCTTGCCGGCTTCGACGAAATAGCCCGCAACCTCGGCCGTTCCTGA
- a CDS encoding GntR family transcriptional regulator, which translates to MAIEAVLLKKSGAASQRIANELSQRILDGHLAPGARIRQEQIAEEFGVSRLPIREALRILESHGLVTLVASSGAWVSSMNLAECQETYLIRERIEPLALGQAIDSVSVETMDRLSRLAEEMENCTVVEDFVELDREFHLLSFQDAGMPTLLEMVERLWNTTQHYRRAYVQLIGPEGLEDTNLEHRLLLAAIRRRDIRSAEELLAMHVRKTRIALLDHPEIFDRQS; encoded by the coding sequence ATGGCCATCGAAGCTGTGCTGTTGAAGAAATCGGGCGCTGCAAGTCAGCGCATCGCAAATGAACTGAGTCAAAGGATTCTCGACGGACACCTTGCGCCCGGCGCGAGGATCCGCCAGGAGCAGATCGCGGAAGAGTTCGGCGTGAGCAGGCTGCCGATTCGTGAAGCGTTGCGCATTCTTGAATCGCATGGGCTCGTCACGCTGGTTGCCTCCTCCGGGGCGTGGGTCAGTTCCATGAACCTCGCTGAGTGCCAGGAGACATATCTGATCCGTGAACGCATCGAGCCGCTCGCGCTGGGGCAAGCTATCGACAGCGTCAGTGTGGAAACCATGGATCGGCTCAGCCGGCTGGCGGAGGAGATGGAGAACTGCACGGTGGTGGAGGACTTCGTCGAGCTGGACCGCGAATTCCACCTGCTAAGTTTTCAGGACGCGGGCATGCCAACCTTGTTGGAGATGGTCGAAAGGCTCTGGAACACCACGCAGCACTATCGGCGCGCGTACGTCCAGCTCATCGGCCCTGAGGGACTCGAAGACACGAATTTGGAACATCGCCTCCTCCTGGCGGCCATCCGCCGGCGCGACATCCGCTCGGCGGAGGAACTGCTGGCGATGCATGTCCGGAAGACCCGAATTGCCCTGCTTGACCACCCTGAAATTTTTGATCGCCAGAGCTAG
- a CDS encoding VOC family protein — protein sequence MTTLKFLIARASQPDKDMSQDAEHESVALQEVRGLPGIRGTDHIGFTVPDLEQAHEFFVNVIGCQHVYSLGPYPQDPGLMRTKLNVHPEATLVEIRFYRCFNGANFEVFNYSSPDQRREQPRNSDIGGHHLAFYVEDLDVAVDYLKGQGIRVLGEPTSSSGASKGQRWIYFLAPWGMQFELVSFPQGKGYESQTALRLWMP from the coding sequence TTGACCACCCTGAAATTTTTGATCGCCAGAGCTAGCCAGCCGGATAAGGATATGAGCCAGGACGCTGAACATGAATCTGTTGCCCTTCAAGAAGTGCGCGGTCTGCCGGGTATACGGGGGACCGACCATATCGGATTCACTGTTCCCGACTTGGAACAGGCTCACGAATTCTTCGTCAACGTTATTGGGTGCCAGCATGTCTACTCGCTGGGGCCCTATCCGCAGGACCCCGGGTTAATGCGGACGAAGCTCAATGTCCACCCGGAGGCGACTCTGGTGGAAATTCGCTTTTACCGGTGCTTCAACGGGGCGAATTTCGAGGTCTTCAATTACTCCTCCCCGGATCAACGGCGGGAACAGCCCCGCAACAGTGACATTGGCGGTCATCACCTCGCCTTCTACGTCGAGGATCTCGACGTAGCTGTCGACTACCTCAAAGGCCAGGGGATTCGGGTACTTGGGGAACCGACCTCGAGTTCTGGAGCCAGCAAGGGCCAGCGTTGGATCTACTTCCTGGCGCCGTGGGGGATGCAATTCGAACTCGTGTCCTTTCCGCAAGGAAAAGGCTACGAATCGCAAACCGCCCTGCGGCTCTGGATGCCCTGA
- a CDS encoding MerR family transcriptional regulator translates to MRIGELAERSGVPARMLRYYEEQGLVVPRRLDNGYRVYDDHLLDRVQKIRGLIDAGIPTRIISDILPCLDQPQEIVVADPDPKLRELLIHERERMSQKIDLLIQNRDAITRYIEALDDAATRSRKVPAG, encoded by the coding sequence ATGCGTATCGGAGAATTGGCAGAGCGGTCGGGCGTGCCCGCACGCATGCTGAGGTATTACGAAGAGCAGGGCCTGGTCGTGCCGCGTCGGCTCGACAACGGCTACCGCGTCTATGACGACCATCTCCTGGACCGGGTGCAGAAAATCCGCGGCCTGATTGACGCTGGGATTCCGACGAGGATTATCAGTGACATCCTGCCGTGCTTGGATCAACCGCAGGAGATTGTCGTCGCGGACCCCGACCCGAAACTTCGGGAGCTGCTGATTCATGAGCGGGAGCGGATGTCGCAGAAGATCGATCTGCTCATCCAGAACCGCGATGCGATCACGCGTTACATCGAAGCCTTGGACGACGCCGCCACGCGTTCGCGAAAGGTCCCCGCGGGCTAG
- a CDS encoding MFS transporter: MEQYDFALYASAAALIFGKLFFPSFDPTVALLAAFTTQAVGFIARPLGSLVAGHVGDLHGRKRVLVAMLLVAGISTTAIGLLPTYAAIGIWAPIFLVILRFVQGFSFGGEYGGAILMVSETAPREKRGFYTGFIPASSALGGLLSTVVLFAVSLMPPETFEAWGWRIPFLLSIILVVAGLIIRLRLKETPVYKDAESQGKTTRKPILEVIKTNPKQLLLAAGISFGFGTLNYVVLGWLLSYTAVDLKIGAGLGLIALVIGYVFYGISDWVSSAISDRVGRRPVILTGGIAYAVWAFPMFAMVDTKSPVLIVVAMAVSLTLSGMIYGPLASLISELFATKFRYSGASMGYQLGQTLGGGFSPLIATGLYAATLASWSVALYLVIAGLITAACVFFLTETKGRDLTH; this comes from the coding sequence ATGGAGCAATACGATTTCGCTTTGTACGCATCGGCGGCCGCCCTAATCTTCGGAAAGCTGTTTTTTCCAAGTTTCGACCCGACTGTCGCCCTGCTTGCCGCGTTCACGACCCAGGCCGTTGGCTTTATTGCGCGCCCGCTCGGTAGCTTGGTAGCCGGGCATGTTGGTGACCTGCATGGTCGAAAGCGCGTCCTGGTCGCCATGCTGCTCGTCGCAGGCATTTCGACCACCGCCATCGGGCTTCTTCCGACCTACGCTGCCATCGGGATCTGGGCACCAATTTTCCTCGTCATACTGCGCTTCGTGCAGGGCTTTTCGTTTGGTGGAGAATACGGCGGCGCCATCCTAATGGTGAGCGAGACGGCTCCCCGGGAAAAGCGGGGCTTCTACACAGGGTTCATCCCGGCATCATCAGCGCTCGGCGGTCTGCTTTCGACAGTCGTACTTTTCGCTGTGAGTCTCATGCCACCGGAAACTTTCGAGGCATGGGGCTGGAGAATCCCGTTCCTGCTATCGATTATCCTCGTCGTGGCTGGCCTCATCATCCGGCTTCGGCTGAAGGAGACCCCGGTATACAAAGACGCAGAGTCGCAGGGAAAGACCACCCGTAAGCCCATCCTCGAAGTGATTAAGACCAACCCCAAGCAACTTCTCCTGGCCGCGGGGATCAGTTTCGGATTCGGCACCCTCAATTACGTCGTACTGGGGTGGTTGTTGAGCTACACCGCTGTGGACCTCAAGATTGGTGCGGGCCTGGGGCTGATTGCCCTAGTGATTGGCTATGTTTTCTACGGCATTAGTGACTGGGTGAGCTCCGCCATCTCCGATCGGGTAGGTCGACGCCCCGTCATCCTCACTGGTGGAATTGCTTACGCGGTCTGGGCATTTCCGATGTTCGCCATGGTCGACACCAAGAGTCCCGTACTCATCGTGGTTGCGATGGCCGTCTCCCTTACCCTGAGTGGCATGATTTACGGCCCGCTGGCCTCTTTGATTAGTGAGCTCTTTGCAACCAAGTTCCGCTACAGCGGTGCGTCGATGGGCTACCAGCTCGGACAGACCCTGGGCGGTGGATTCTCGCCCCTGATCGCAACCGGCCTGTATGCGGCAACTCTGGCTTCCTGGTCGGTCGCCCTCTATCTCGTCATCGCCGGGCTCATCACAGCAGCGTGCGTATTCTTCCTGACGGAAACCAAGGGACGAGACCTCACACACTGA
- a CDS encoding MFS transporter produces the protein MTTATADGVGFRSRRGPILIALMVSSGLVAIDSTIVATAVPSIVHDVGGFTSFPWLFSAYLLAQAVSVPVYAKLSDVVGRKPIILSGIALFLLSSILCGVAWSMPALITFRVLQGLGAGAVLPMAMTIVGDIYTVTERAKVQGYLASVWALSSVIGPTLGGLFASLGIWRAIFLVNIPLCLLAGWLLIRTFHESIERAKHRVDFLGAGLLTVSLSLLILGALEGGLAWAWNSATSMSVFGVGTLLFAVFVLVERRAAEPVLPSWVVSRRLLLTTSIISFGIGATMFGLTSYVPTFLMGSLTTSPVLAGLALAALTVGWPISASQAGRFYLRIGYRRTALIGVTVAVIGASVLTLTASSPNILVVAACCFIVGLGLGLVATPILIAAQSSVEWNERGVVTGTNLFARSIGSSIGVAVFGAVANSIYAGAPGGDSDPQTIVSASAAVFMAVLVSAILSVVAVIAMPAEDDASATLEASDKDNVASSHG, from the coding sequence GTGACGACAGCGACTGCCGACGGAGTCGGGTTTCGGTCCCGGAGGGGCCCCATCCTTATTGCCTTAATGGTCTCGTCGGGCCTGGTGGCGATTGATTCGACGATTGTGGCGACGGCTGTACCTTCGATCGTGCATGACGTTGGCGGCTTCACATCCTTTCCATGGCTCTTCTCGGCCTATTTGTTGGCGCAGGCTGTCTCCGTTCCCGTCTACGCGAAGCTCTCGGACGTCGTAGGCCGTAAGCCGATCATCCTTAGCGGTATCGCTCTATTCCTGCTCAGTTCGATCCTTTGCGGAGTGGCGTGGAGCATGCCGGCCCTCATCACCTTCCGCGTGCTGCAGGGCCTGGGCGCGGGAGCAGTACTGCCGATGGCTATGACCATCGTCGGCGATATCTACACGGTGACGGAACGGGCTAAGGTGCAGGGCTACCTTGCCAGTGTGTGGGCACTTTCCTCGGTCATTGGCCCAACGTTAGGTGGCTTGTTCGCTTCACTCGGCATCTGGCGTGCGATATTCCTCGTGAACATCCCGCTTTGCCTCTTGGCTGGGTGGCTGCTGATCCGAACGTTCCACGAAAGTATCGAGCGCGCCAAGCACCGGGTGGATTTTTTGGGGGCGGGACTGCTAACAGTTTCCCTCAGCCTGCTTATCCTTGGGGCTCTCGAGGGCGGCCTGGCATGGGCCTGGAACTCCGCCACCAGCATGTCCGTGTTTGGAGTCGGCACGTTGCTGTTCGCGGTGTTCGTTCTCGTCGAGAGGAGGGCCGCAGAGCCTGTACTGCCGTCGTGGGTCGTGTCCCGGCGTCTGTTGTTGACGACGTCGATCATCTCTTTCGGCATTGGGGCAACCATGTTCGGCCTTACCTCCTACGTGCCCACGTTCCTCATGGGATCCCTCACGACCTCCCCCGTTCTGGCCGGGCTCGCCCTGGCGGCATTGACTGTCGGCTGGCCGATCAGTGCGTCCCAGGCGGGCAGGTTCTATCTCCGGATTGGGTATCGGAGGACGGCACTGATCGGTGTCACGGTCGCGGTCATCGGTGCATCGGTTCTTACGCTTACGGCCTCTTCCCCCAACATTTTGGTTGTGGCGGCGTGCTGTTTCATTGTCGGTCTGGGACTGGGGCTGGTAGCGACCCCGATCCTCATTGCCGCCCAGTCAAGCGTCGAGTGGAATGAGCGCGGCGTAGTCACCGGTACTAATCTCTTTGCCCGTTCGATTGGAAGCTCTATCGGCGTCGCCGTTTTCGGGGCAGTAGCTAACTCGATATACGCCGGCGCCCCCGGCGGCGATTCCGATCCCCAGACAATCGTGTCGGCGTCTGCTGCTGTGTTCATGGCCGTACTGGTCAGTGCCATACTTTCCGTTGTCGCCGTTATCGCGATGCCCGCCGAGGACGATGCGAGCGCTACTCTCGAGGCATCGGACAAGGACAATGTTGCTTCCTCACATGGTTAG
- a CDS encoding DUF4192 domain-containing protein yields MEKLTIKTPSDVLSFIGHTLGFWPQESLVCITLNDNSIGATLRIDLPRQPGQELPYARTVAHYLTSDTNPTSILFAVYTSETSNHGQAKPHAVTIAALTGVLAEQGITIRDGLLVGDQTFSPYDGEPGTSLARPVSSTQTSAINAEFIYRGSFIEPTDRITLPTTGQAEAKAAAVEHHMDTIRTQTTDAALQQGRKLWADMLDSKTFPSDDDCHALVANLQFPAIRDRLMADIPGVDEPMQQILFAQTEQAPEWSRIEWAQQLLLHAYTRTSAEHAAPVLTAIGYINWWEGRGSKAHQFLQLALDTDPAYRLARLSDQMIGSGIVAGWNMNKDTAYKTLPFDLP; encoded by the coding sequence ATGGAAAAGCTAACGATCAAGACACCATCGGATGTGCTCAGTTTCATCGGTCACACCCTCGGCTTCTGGCCCCAGGAAAGCCTGGTCTGCATCACTCTCAACGACAACAGCATCGGTGCGACCCTGCGCATCGACCTCCCCCGCCAACCCGGGCAGGAACTCCCCTACGCACGCACCGTCGCCCACTACCTGACCAGCGACACCAACCCCACATCCATCCTCTTCGCCGTCTACACCAGCGAAACCAGCAACCATGGACAGGCCAAACCCCATGCCGTCACCATCGCCGCGCTCACCGGGGTCCTCGCTGAACAGGGCATCACCATCCGGGACGGACTCCTCGTCGGAGACCAAACCTTTTCCCCCTACGACGGCGAACCCGGAACCAGCCTCGCCCGGCCCGTCAGCTCCACCCAGACAAGCGCGATCAACGCCGAATTCATTTACCGAGGCAGTTTCATCGAACCCACCGACCGGATCACCCTCCCAACCACCGGTCAGGCAGAAGCTAAGGCCGCCGCCGTCGAACACCACATGGACACCATCAGGACCCAAACAACCGACGCCGCGCTGCAGCAAGGCAGGAAACTCTGGGCAGACATGCTCGATTCCAAGACCTTCCCCAGCGACGACGACTGTCACGCGCTCGTCGCGAACCTGCAGTTCCCGGCAATCCGCGACCGGCTCATGGCAGACATCCCAGGGGTAGACGAGCCCATGCAGCAAATCCTGTTCGCCCAAACCGAGCAGGCCCCGGAGTGGTCACGCATCGAGTGGGCCCAGCAACTGCTGCTGCACGCCTACACCCGCACGAGCGCCGAGCACGCAGCCCCGGTCCTCACGGCCATCGGCTACATCAACTGGTGGGAAGGCAGAGGCAGCAAAGCCCACCAATTCCTCCAACTTGCCCTCGACACCGACCCCGCCTACCGCCTTGCCCGCCTCAGCGACCAAATGATCGGCTCCGGCATCGTTGCCGGCTGGAACATGAACAAAGACACCGCCTACAAAACACTGCCCTTCGATCTGCCGTAA